aagcgtacggctccagggatattccggtatgggttatttacctttataaaacggtacttatcgaatcaaaataacggtaagagaatcattcggtaaccgaatcatatcggtaatacagtatcgaaataaaccggtagtaggcataacgttcgcgtcgtaagtttaagcgggcaattcccgttcttgtagctgcgctgcgctagctcgAATTGCGGACCGAACGTacaccatatctctatctcattcgctcccgtgtgttgcgtgattttacttaaaacttatttatttgtgatagacgacaggccccgggcgtggcgcgagcatgttttcatctctttttcgcgttaatgtttacattgcatataacgaataattcaaaacaaaaaacttaattactttcatagttaaagaagccagtcttatgaaaaaccaagcattatcaataaaagcaaaggaacattacagattcttcatttcaaacgatggctcacagattttgtcTCCCTCTCttacttctccgaatcatttaaaaccgaaatacataacgttatatttcggtattacagtttaatcggtaaccgttttattacggttttggaaccgaaataaaacggtaaccttttcaatcggtaaccgattcatacggtaaccgtttcaaacggttacctttatgaatcggtttggcgaaccctgtacggctcacctgatggtaagcgattaccgtagcttatgtctacctgcgacaccagaagcatcgcaagcgcgtagccgacccaatccccaatcccgcccaggagctctgtaggcttactcttgacttcaatcccaatctcacaaaaacacgaactcaatacagttccagttccaatctgtaatattttggtactcttgaccaaatcgagctttcaattgaattgaaattggaatCGAATTGACGATCGGTTTCCGGTGtagccattataataaaaaataattagaaaaaaaaaaatttaactcatgaaattttatgttttttaaattataatgtgtctccaataattaattattatcttttatattgtaattccttaaataaaacctaaaactgattttttaagcataaaaagGCAAGATATATTATACATCCTGGCATAATGTGTGTTGCTGTTAAAAAAAGCTCACGACTGGCGCAATTTCGAGacttctaaatttcaaattatctcaattacgtgttttcttaatttatatttataattaacttatcttctttctttatttacttctgtaataatttcGGCAATTTTACCAGTGTTAAGCTTAAATTAGTGAATACAACAGTTTATTTAATGTagttaaaacaaaagatattagAGACCTTAAtactgtgatttttatttaaatatcagagatataaatactgtgatttatatttaaaaactgctaccttaggttaaaagaggataaaagactaattgttaagtatttagttctattttaataaatactatgattatttgaattcgtttttacgggatttataccatgtacctttttatctttgaggctcATGAGGACATCTACCCGCAATAATCGAAcagttcttccgtgaccatggcgcatgcaactgcgccgaaatatcggagcctcaaagataaaaaggtacatggtataaatcccgtaaaaacgaattcaaataatgttaagaaccatggaaatttaaaacaaaatactatgattgtgatattgttgataaaataaaaatatacatagttaatatgttaaaaataagcgcCAGTCGCGCCATTATCTTAATAAAAGACACTTTAAGATACACAATCGAACACTAAAAAGTTAACTTAATTGAAATGAGTAAATTCGATCCCAAACACGATTACCAAGTCGATAGTCaacgtcaaaatattgtcaagagttttttttttttttttttttttttgtcactaggtcggcaaacaagcgtacggctcacctgatggtaagcgattaccgtagcttatagacacctacaacaccagaagcatcacaagcgcgttgccaacccaatacccattccccccaggagctctggtcaccttactcaccaacaggaacacaatactgcttgaaaacagtattattttgctgtgatcttctgtaaggtcgaggtactaccccagtcgggctgctccatattttgagcaggaaattcctgctgtgccctacctcagttaaatctatacatataataaaatgctaggaaagtcaaaactgtacattgaatattttttttttaaagaatacttggggtgtgatctacaatcaataccgaagtcaaaaatatagtttttagaatttttgtctgtttgtctgtatgtatgcccgggataaactcaaaaagtattgcatggatttacttcaaatttggcacgaatattattaagaagtcgggtcaacatataggatacatataggatacatattatcacgctataacctacggggaacgagcagtgaacctttatttcttcaacgcattctgtaacaacgtgtaatctaatgacgcatatttgaatgttgttgtcattatgttaataaccatgctataagctagcttcgcactataaataaagatattctgtagtatatttagtatcagcattgcacccgtgcgaagctggagCGGGTcgcaagtaataataataataataataatatagttacaatatactttattgcacatttaaataaagaacaaaatttacataacaagcaattatagtaacaaattgtacaaccaggcgatcttattgctaaaaagcaatctcttccagacaacctgataatgaaagggataATGCTTTTCAGATAGGTAggtggtatataaatataaataagtaaaaaaatagaatatataacaattacagATACATATACACTATATACATATGAAcgcaataaaaaagaaataaatataaacatttacatacacataaatatataaatacagtaatcgtataatatatagcttcatggcaaatttaatgatgtagtgagtttaaaataatttatagactAAGGTAATATGCTTTCAAATGCTTTAAATTTTGAGCTCGTCTTATGGCCACAGGTGGGTCGTTCCATAGCAAAACAGCTTCCAGAGCAAaagtctttttaaatattaaattcttcTTGAATTCTATTCGACAAAACTTTAAATCcatcaaatatattttctgttCCTCATAACTTTAAAaccatcaaatatatatatattttttaaataagcaatTTACCTTCTTGGAATCCTCATTTCCCTTACTATTGGGAAATTATATCTGtcctaaagatttttttaactgtattacggaagataattaaattatgtacttatcttttttaataaatcttttttattccAGTTTtcgatgataaataaatattatgtcgtTTTGTTTAGGTTGTATTGATGTATATGTACCTACGTTATATGTACCTACGTTACTCGTAATTAGTAGGTACCTATGTGATGTAATGGTTAGTAGAgaacaaaatatcaaaaaaaaatctaaactgATAAAGAAAGTCTTATTATTTAACTGAGTAAAATTTTTTACCTCGATCGAAATACCTTACGATGGTAACATTTACTTATATTTGTATCTACGTTTTATGAGTTACCTATTTATGCTGAAAAGGTAGAAATACCAACGATATTATTTCAATGACTTTTTCATTATCTACATACTTGTAATACCTCCTGCACTATAGTTAAAGCTGCTCCTGAAAGTAGCCTAGATGtgttatcaaataatttaaaaagttcaaCCTAatctataacatttttaaacagtTTAAACAATGTATTATGTTTACAGGGAAGTTGAACTCTCTCTTCGGAGTGGCAGAAGCAATGATGCCCCTGGTGTTTGCTCCTATGTATACGACGGTGTACAGTGCAACTATTGGAACCTTCCCTGGGGCCTTCTTCTTCCTTGGTGGGGGGCTGACTGTACCAgctttacttatatttttgtgaGTACTTGTAACACATAAGAACATATATTTTAGGGCATCAGTAGAGTAGTTACTCTCCTATATAACTAGTAATGTAAGTAGTTGGATACATAGGCTGAAAAaatatagttgtgtttgctctcaaactaaaaaaaccaacttcaatatCATCGACAAGTGATACACCGTATGGACacgaaaatataatcaagtaaacacgcgttatcaaagattcctCAATAAGTAGTAATacgatctcgatcaaattttcttctttttagtCGAATACTCTTGATACTGCGCTGCCGCGGTACACGGTGGGATGTTCGGTGGGTCGATAACATTTCCGAGGGTAGCTCCTCTAGCGATATGCTTCCATATTCGTTTGTTAGGACCCAGTAGACTTTATGATAACGTCTATTCAGTGGGTTGGCGATAGACCGCGTGCACTCTTTCTTTCCAACTGACCCTGAACTACCAGTCATTCCAAAGAGTTCTCATTTCTATAGATGTGACTAAAGAACTTCAGTATTAGTCGGGCAACCCGAGTATCATCCGGAATCTCATAACGACCACAGCTCTCCTCTATCTTTGTTCAAAAGCAGGATTCAAGAAAATGTAAAACTTAAATGTAGGCTTATTTAAtgctaatgtaataaattttatttattgacagaTGGTTATATTTGGCAAATAAGAAATACAAAGAAGCAAATTTTCAACAAAATCTTAGAGAAGCTCAAGTAGCAGAAGATAAACCGGAAACGATCAGTATCGACAACAAAGCTTTCGAAAACGAGGACAAGAGTAAGATACCGAACAATACTGATCCGTCAAATCAGTTAGAAGATACGGAAAAGTTCGAAAAAACCGTCAGCCAATCTCAAATCGAAATGGGCTTTACAGAGAGTATGATTTGTACTAGTAAATTGTAGCATTTAAATATGTAGCATAAAATCAACAAGCACAGGGCTCCACACCACAGTGAAATATTTAGCACTATAATTTTCACCGACTAAGACCAACAAAAAGGGATTTCTCACTAGCCcggtggcgcagtttgtagtggctctgctttctgttccgcgggttgcgggtttgattctcgcctgagtctgggtgtaatataagtatttataaatttataaatgtattatttctatgtaagtatatttatataaaatatttagctataacagtcggctgttacctgtaatacaagcattaagttgcttaacataggaacTGTTGACCGTGTtggtatgttatatttatttatttattcatacaaGGACCATTTCACATGTATGcattttgtcaatatttttcaTTCTATGGTTACGGAAGCCATAAAACCGGCTGCAATTCGAACTtacttatttagttattattagaTTGAAAGAGTATTTTAGGTGTTATCAAGTTGATACCGGCTGGTCAAAATtcaataaacattataatttttatattattgtgtttatggGTATAATTTCAATTGAGTTTTGTtataagataatttaaatattattttatatttataatattttagaaatatttatttcacatttaaacaataaatgtatatttttattttaaaagtgttgGCAATActgcaatttttaaaatcgtagttatttattagaattattcatataattgatttactactttttaatgcaatttttattttaaaaaacaaaagcaagTAATTTGAAATACCTTCATTTTAGTGTATTgtcccttttttaaatttagtccaAAAGTACggacaatacaaaaaaaacttgTCACTAAAAAAACCTCCTTTTTGAAAATTACTTCCAGATATATATCTCTTTACCATAAACGAACCCCCAACAGTTGCTCAAACAAGTACCTAGGTACATGTGATTGTTTTAAGTGATACGactacattatataatttttcccGTTAACAGACGAGAATGCGACATTGAAGTTTTAAAAAACGAATAATTAAAAACGGAAAGATGCCAGTGATATGTATAATGATGCTAAAACAATGtgtaaactattaaaaatagttttaatagatattcaaatatataaatattttatacagccACTATATTATGACTGTGATgggatttaataattttaatctgaagaaataattattgttagtaatatattatttttaaacatatagtaTTAATCCTGTGATTCTAATTATTAAATCcgattaatagatatttttatatttaggtacttaagacattatttaattattattattatatcgagGTGTATAAAATCGAtttccatttttaatattatgtaactattgtttttaatatataataaaattatgatgaCTATTAAGTAAGGGAGATTGGAGTAAGATGGGATATTTAAGACAAAAGACGTCATAATATTAAAACCAAAACGTTTATTAAAAATCTCTTACAAATAAGGaacacttaaaatttttgttaaaataattgtagtcTTTTATTGCACTAAATCACATATATTATGGCACATAAAGGAACTAAATGACACATGTCAAATATCCCGTCTTGCCCTATGATCGGGGCAAAATAGAAAATGCTATGGGGCATAATGATTACAGATTTATTCTGGTTGGCAAAGCTCACATATATGTGCCTCTTCATCGTTTTCGTCTACACCTGCGCAGGAATTATGGGCCCAGCCATGGTACACGCTACAAATAACCCATCCTTCAGTGGACTCTGAATATAAGTAACCACAATATATATGCAGGGACAATCATTTTCATCGCCTTCAGATGAATCTGTGCCACTTTCTTTTATGCTTCTTTtgcttttattctttttttctgccttctttttttcagatttttgtttttgagtCTTTTTGTTGTCAGGTTTCTTTTTGTCagtcattttatttactttttgtcttttatttatttcgttaataAGATCATTCTTGAGAAGGAGAAGCTGTAAGTATTGCAGTTTTACCGCgtcttcttatttttttctctttggTGCTTACTTCTTTGGGTATAGCTATAATATTTTCTGGGGTCACGGAAAACGAAAAATTTGTTGGCTGTATTTGTCTCTCAGGGGTGTTATTTTTAGTTAAGTATGCAGAAGTCGAAGGCCGAGGTGAAACCTCAAAGCTCATATTTGGTTTGGCAACTGCACGATCAGCAGAAGTATTTTTATGTGCTGGAATGAATGGTTCATCTTGGGTTACTTCCGATATAGCAATCTTTTGTTGTGTTGCCAATAAAGGAGTTGATGTTGAAGTTGTTGGAGCCTGATATGTTGATTCAAGATTTATATTTTCAGGCGGcaatatttctatatttgttGTTTCAGCCGCTATAAAGTCAGCGTCTGTGAATACTTTTCTGTCAAGTGGCCATATTCCACATTTCCTAAACCCGTTCACAGCTGTTAGCATCGTAGCTGCTTGTAAATATGCTTGTCCAAATAGCTTTGCCACTTAGTGTGGTGTAACTAGCGTCCGGGATGATCTCTTAGGCACTTTTTCACTTCTGCTCCATAATATGTACTCAGAGGTCTCATAAATGCTACATGTAAGGGCTGTAATTTGTGTGTACAATGAAGTGGTGTACATAACAGTATTACATGATGCTCCCTTGCCTAATCTATCAAATCAACATTCTTTGTATGGGACGCATGTCCGTCCAGTAGCTACAATACTGGTTTTTCTTTTGTGGGTTTTACGGTTTCTACAAAAATTTTGAACCAATCATAGAATAATTGTGAAGTTATCCATCCATTGTCACTACATGTCCCGCAAAATCCTGGTGTTGCATCATCCAGCAACTCGTTCTTCATTCGTTTTCTGGCGTAGATCAGCATTGGTGGGATGTATGTTCCGGCGGCGCTAAAACAGATTTCTGCCGTAACTAATTGCCTCCTTTCTGCAGATGATAAGCAGCCAACTTGCTTTTGTCCCTTAAGTGACAATATCTTTGATTGACTTTTTGGCACAGTACTAACAGCGGTCTCGTCAACGTTATAAATCCCGTCAGCGGTAAGGCCATGCTCTTCTACAACTCTTTCCAATAATGTGAAAAACTCATTCACTGCAATTTTGTTAAAAGCCATAGCCCTTGCAGCAGATGTTGACTCTGGACGTCTGAATGAAAGTTTAGGATGCCTTTTTAGGAATCCACTGAGCCAGTCTTCTCCAGCCATTCCAGTCTGTGTGTTAAATTGGTTCTCAATATGGTTTCTCTCAGCTAACTGAAAAGCTAAAATCCGAAGCTCTTTGCCAGTTATTCCAAAAAGGCGCGTTTCCATCGATTTAATGTTCTGAGATAATTCTTCTTCTTGTTCTCTAGTAAAAACTGTTTTATAGCGTCCTAATTTCTTTTTCCCACAGTCGTTGTCTGAATCGGCATCATCACCCGCACATCGAGCCTTTCTCACTCGACGTTCCAAAGTCGATTTTGGTACGTTATATGTAGTTGAGGCTCGAAGAAATCCTATTGTCTCAGAAAGCACAGCTCTAACAGCTTTTCTCATATCGTCTTCTTCCCATGTTCCACGATCCGTTTTACGTTTATAATTTCGTACCATTGTGTctgcaaataaaatatattgttaaatagGTGTTTAAAAAATCTACACATAAGGGGCAAAATGAGACACTATCCCATTATGCCCCGGCCTTTTTGCCCCATGTTGGAAATGTATCTGTGGCAGGTTGACATCTACTGTCATTGTAGAACTTAAGAATAGTTAATCGTCTTCGGTTTCCTTTTTTCATTATTGCTTAAGAAAATATGGCGTCTTAGATACTGTGTCTATTTGTGTGAAATAAAgaatactaattaataaattgagTTTTTCACTGCGCATCATTAATTTCATTACCCCAGCATACATATTATGGAAAAGTACTAATAGTTCTAacctacaaaaatattcaacaaaaaatttatcaaaatttgttACTTTTACGCTATTGCAACAAGTATGCATAAAAAGGTTACATTACCAATGATACTTACCTCTGTGCACACCGATCCAAAACagaaaacttcataaaaatccTCCAGAAACCAGTTTTCTCTCGCGGCACAACCAAAACGTGTTCTGACATGTACCTACGCACCGCTTGGACTCGTGTGACGCGACTGAATATCAGGCTTGCCAGAAAGTTTTGATTCAAGTCCCCATCTATGATCGAAAGTCGGAAAATATTCTTAGCAGTCGCCCAATGAAAGTTTGAATATACACTAGGATCTGTCTGGCAGTTTTTTATGACAGTATCATAACAgactcgaaattaaaaattatttatttaaaatattattaacttacatGATGTCCCaaggtaaaataaaagatacggataaaatatattgactcaatttcaaaattaaaggaagcttattgggacattaaaaaaaacaatattttttataacagtttttgtacttttaacttGTTGCCAACGCTGAGGATTAAAAAGAGCCTAATTTGCGACTTGTCGCCCAAACTTAAAGAAAGGAGCGTATCCATGAAAAAAATCGCCCAATTCGCGACAAATCGTCCCATCTGGCAACACTGCTGAATATCGTTCGAATGGCGCCGTGTGCGACTCTGTTGCGTTCACTAGTCACGCACACAAGCATATTTCCCGTCTTACGCCGAGCCTCGTCTTGCCCCGGTCTGCCCTACTTATGTAGTAAACACAGTAAATATAGGCGTATAACTTAAGTTGAacattaaataatgtatttgttttacaatttttgttttattatacggTATAAACtatgatgatattttatttttaattatt
The nucleotide sequence above comes from Melitaea cinxia chromosome 11, ilMelCinx1.1, whole genome shotgun sequence. Encoded proteins:
- the LOC123657833 gene encoding uncharacterized protein LOC123657833, with product MLTAVNGFRKCGIWPLDRKVFTDADFIAAETTNIEILPPENINLESTYQAPTTSTSTPLLATQQKIAISEVTQDEPFIPAHKNTSADRAVAKPNMSFEVSPRPSTSAYLTKNNTPERQIQPTNFSFSVTPENIIAIPKEVSTKEKKIRRRGKTAILTASPSQE
- the LOC123657592 gene encoding uncharacterized protein LOC123657592, which produces MVRNYKRKTDRGTWEEDDMRKAVRAVLSETIGFLRASTTYNVPKSTLERRVRKARCAGDDADSDNDCGKKKLGRYKTVFTREQEEELSQNIKSMETRLFGITGKELRILAFQLAERNHIENQFNTQTGMAGEDWLSGFLKRHPKLSFRRPESTSAARAMAFNKIAVNEFFTLLERVVEEHGLTADGIYNVDETAVSTVPKSQSKILSLKGQKQVGCLSSAERRQLVTAEICFSAAGTYIPPMLIYARKRMKNELLDDATPGFCGTCSDNGWITSQLFYDWFKIFVETVKPTKEKPVL